From the genome of Deinococcus ruber:
CAATCACGAGCTGGCGGCTTGGTCGTCCCATTTCTCAAAAGTATAACCTTGCTGTACTTAGGTGAACCGTTCGACCACAACCAGCGCAGGTCGAGGGTAAAGCGACTGCCGACCCCCGCCCCAACGGTGTAGTTGGCTGAGTTGGCAATCAGGGGGACTGGCTGACTGTACGTTTGCTTGTCGATATCGGCGAGGCCAGTGGCGTATACAGAGGTTCCGGTTGGTTTGGGAGTAAAACCGTTGATGGTCCCGTTGTAATAACTTTTGGTGGTGGTCGCCAGCATATTGACCGGCGAACCAATCGCACAGGTGGCCGAAGCCGTAGCGGGGGCTGCCCCCACCACAATGCCACTGACCGTACTGGTGTTATTGGCGCTACTCGTATCGACCACGCCCGAAGGAGCAGTCACGGTGGCGGTATTGGCATACGTACCGGCGGTGGCAGCCAGTCCCGAGACGGTATATACCAGGTAATCACCACTGGTCGGAGCGGTCGCCACATTGTTCACGGGCAAGGCCCCGGTCGTCGCACTGATGGTGTTGCCACTGCCACTGGTCGTACCGCAGCTTGCCGTGCCGTAGGCCTGACACGTCCAAGTCACGTTGCTCAGAAAGCTGGAATTGACGGTATCTGCGACGGTCGAACTGGTCACGGCCTTTGGCCCGATATTCCAGACGGTCAGGGTGTAACTGGCCGGACTGCCGACGTTCGTGCTCGTCGTTCCACTCTTGTCAATCGCCAGATCGCTCAGATTCGCACTGTTGGTAAATGTGCAGCTCAGATTGTCGTTCGTGACCGGCGTGATGGTGAACGTGGTGCCGCTACCGCTGGGCGTCTGTCCCCCACCCAGCGTGTTGGTACAGGCATAGGTGGTGGTGTAGTTGCTCAGATTGGCTCCGTTCGCCGCCGTTTCGCTGAGCGTGGAAGCCACCCCGACGGTTGCCCCCACCTTGCTGAGTGCCGCACTGGTCACACTGCTGCCCGTTCCAGTGGTCGTGGCCGACGTTGCGCCCGTCAGATTCAGCGTGAACTGATCGCTGACTGCCGCCCGTCCATTTGGCAGAGCTTTTTGCAGACTCAGCGTCGCTGCCTGCGCGGTGGAAAAGAGGCCATAGCCTGCCAGAGTCAGCAGCAGAGCGACAAGTTTCAACAGCCGAAGCTGGAAGAGTCGGAATTGAAGAATTCTGTGAATCCGGCTAAACCTGTTCATGTTTCTGTCTCCTGGAGTTCTTGTAGAGTTCACAGTTCAGACCTTTCAGGCAGAACCATGAGGTGAGGGGTCATATAGATGGGCGAGAACACTCACTATCAGGACTAAGACTTCTTTATCAAAATCACATCTATGCACTTCCCCTCAGACGGCATATTTGATACAGAAAATGGGGGTATTGTTTCTGTCGGCTGAGTGCAAGATGTTGTCGAGTACCCGTCCCGCGCTTCTGTAGGCGAAGAAGCTACCGGGACGGGATTGAGCTCTCGATTGTTTCAGAACGTTTAAAACAGTCTGCCTTCAGATAGAGAATCTATGCCCTGCCCCTGACCCGCACTTTCCACACTCCAGGAAAATCCCCCTCTGTAAAAGGTGGACAGGCCTATTCCCCTGCCCACCTTTCGCGTCTCGTGCTCGTCACTGCTTCTCAGTGTTGGTCGGCTTGCCCCAGGGTTTCGTCCAGCGTGAGATCGAGGCGCAGGTACACGCCCGGTTTGGTGTACTGATTGCCCAGGCCGTCAAAGCCCGCGAAGTTGTATCCGGCGGTAAGCCACGTGCCCGGAAGGGCGCGAACTGATCCCTCCAGACCGAAACCGTACTGCGTGGTGCTGCTGCTCGGCTGAACCAGTGCCCGGCCCCATGCTCCGATTCCGATGAAGTCGGTGGGGTAGTAGGTACCGCCCAGGCTGCCCTGGTAAGTAAAGCTGGGCGTGTCGTTCAGCAGGGTACGGCTGTCGAGGCCGCCGCGCAGCGCAAAGGTGGGTGTATGGTACTCGGCACTCGCCCCCGCACTGAGTTCGGGCTTCCCGGCACTCAGCGAACCGTCGAGGTAGCGCAGGTAGCCCAGGCTCTGCCACGCCGAGTTGCGGTAGGCATATCCCACGGCGGCACGCGCTCCGAAGTTGCCCGGCGTCAGATCGACAGTGCCGTCGGCGGTCAGGGTCAGGGTGCGGTTGATGGTCCCGGTAATTCCGCCGCGCAACACCGTCTTGAAAATGTTGCCGTCGTAGGCCACGTCGCCGCCCAGCGTGGCGTTGATATCGCCCGAGTTGTAGGCCAGGTCGGCTCCCGCCGTAATGGTGGTGGTGGAGACGTTGAAGTCGTTGACCACTGCGCCGCGCAGACCCAGTTTGGTGCGGGTATTGAGCGGCAGGCTGGTATCGACTCCGAAGCGGGCGCGGTTGCCAGCGCCGCTGGCGGTCGGCAGGTCGTAGCCCACCGAGAAATTGGTGTTGCCCAGCACGGTGTTCATGGTCAGCGAGGCAGTGTTGTCGCTGCCCCAGGTCAGCAGATCGTGCAGACCCACGGCCACCTTGCCAATCGTGACCTTGGCGCTGAAGTCGGTGGTGGTCGCCAGATTGCCGGTCAGCGGCTGGGTATGAACGATGTCGATATCGATGGGCGACGCGTGATAGCCGATGCTGCCGATAGCACCGATACCGTAGACGTCACCGAAGCCGTACTTGGCACCCAGGCCCACGCTGAACGGCTGGAAGCGCATGTCGGCGCGGGCCGAGACGCTGCCACCGGTGGTATCGAGCACGCCATTGGTGGTGGTGGCATTGGCTGCCGGAATGTCGTGGTACTCACCTGTCACCACTGCATTGATATTGGGCGTCAGGCGGCTGATGACGTTGGCATTCAGGCTGGTGCCGGTGCTGCCACCGTTCAGGCCGCCGTTCTTGGTGTAGCCAGCATCCTGATAGCGGGCCTGCAAGGTCGCGGCGGTATCGCCCAGATTGGCGCTGAAATCGGCTGCCGCCTGGATACCGCCCGAGTAGGCCGCCAGCACATTGGCTTTCACGGTGCTGCTGTCGTAGGTTGCCCGCACGCCGGTCGTCAGAACATTATCGAGATTGACCGCAGCGGCAGCCACCGAAAAGTTCTGCCCGCCCTCACGCGATTCATAGCGGGTTTCTGCTCCGTAACCGAGCGTGCGTCCGTCCAGCGCATTGTTCAGGCGGTAAGACACGACCAGGGTCAGGTTGTTCAGATTGGGATCGGTTGCTTCCAGACCACGCGTCAGGGTGATGACGCCGGTGGTGGGATCGAGCACGTAATCGACGTAGCGGCTCAGGGTGCTGCGGCTGATTTCCAGTCCGTTCTTGGTGGCGACAAGCTGGATGGATTCGCTGTCGGGTGACAGGTTGCTGTTGCTCAGGTGCAGCAGCCGCGTGCCGTTGGGAATCAGGGTTTCTTTCTTCTGATCGCCCGGTATGTAGGCCAGGAAGCCCGAAACGGTGGGGTTGGTCTTGGTCGAGACCGACAGCGCAGTCAGGTTGCCGTCGAGCGAGAAGACCGAGATCGGCAGCGGCCCCTGGAGGTACTGGGCGTGGAAGCTGGGATGGTCGTAATTGACCGCTACCGGGTCGACGCCCTGCAGCGGAATGGTCTGAATGCTGCTGTCGCCCGTGACCGGGTAGCGCAGGTAAGGATTGGTGCTGGTGGGCAGGCCGTCCTTGTCGGCGGCGAGGTACAGTTTGCCGCCCAGCAGCGGGCCTTCGTAGTACGCACGCGCCTGCACGCTCAGGTTGTCGACACTGAACTTCAGGCCGTCGGGCAGGCCCAGGGTGGCACTCACCATGCCCACGCCAACGGTGCTGTTGTCGGGCACCACCGGATAGCGCAGAGCTTCGCTGCGGCCCGCCACCAGGTACGTCAGGTTCAGCACGGTCGGGGTGGCCTGCGGCTGCAAGACCAGAGTGCCCACGCCGTCTTTCAGGGCAACCTGATAGCCCGCGTCGCTGGTGTTGGCGTCGGGGGCCAGCGGCTCCAGGCTGGGGTTGATCGTCAGGAACGATTCGCCGCTGGCGATTCCAGCAGCGTCCAGCGCCTGCACCTTGAGTTTCAGGGGGGTGCTGCCGTCGGCCACCAGACTGATCGGCGTAAAGACCACCGAGGCCGTCGGCCCCGCCAGATATACCTTGATCTTCTGGTCGCCCAGCGCGATCACGTTCTCGCCCCGCTGGATCGGAATGCCCACGTATTCCAGGCGCTGAAGGTTGTTGGCAGGATCGGAGATACGGGTGCCGATCTGCGTTTCAGGAATCGGCTGGCCGTTCACGGTCGGGTTCAGCGCCGCATCAAGTGCTCCCTCGACCGCGATCCCGATGCGGTCGCGGGCATAGAAGACCTTGCCTGCCAGCGGCAACTTGATGTCGCCGTCGTTTTCGGTCGCGGCCACCACCTGTGCGAGGCCCACCGGGGTGGCCGAGCCGAAGTCGGCAGTGTCGAAGGTGCCTTCCAGCACTTCCTGGCGGTCGCGGGTATAGCGGGCCACCAGACTGGGTTTGTCGAGTGCGGGCAACAGCCCGGTGTGCGTCAGATTGTAGGTGACGGTGCCGCTGACCAGCTTGCCCTTTCCGGCAGGATCGTCGCTGGTGGTCTGCGCGGTGGCGGCAGGCGTCGGAACGACCCAGTACACCCGGCCCGATGCCCCGACCACCGGATCGGGGATGGCCTGACCGTCGAGCTTGCTGCTGCCCGGCACGTAGCTGGCAACGGCAGGGAAGCTGTGCGCGATGACCAGCGTGCGGGCCAGCGTGGGCGCATGGAAGGGCAGAGAAACCACGCTGGTGCGCTGGATATCGGGCGCAGTCCTGACCACTTCGGGCGGCGTCACGACTGGCGTCGGCGTCAGCGCCGTGAAGGCCACTTCCGAGGTCTGAGGCACACCGCAGGCCACGCCGTTGACGCTGGAGCCGCTCAGGCTGGCGCTCAGGGTGCTGGTGTCGCCGCTCTGACCGGTGACGCGGGCGCGGTAGCTGAGGGTCTTGGTTTCGCCCGCTGCCAGCGTGCCGCTGAACTCGGTGCTGTCCAGCGCTGCCAGACCCGCGCCGGGGGTATCACTCAGGTGATACGGCTGCGCCACGTTCGCGGTATTGGTGATGCTCAGCGAGACCGTGACTTCTTCGCCGGGCAGCGCACCAGGCACTGCGTTGCGGCTGAGCTGGAAGCTGGTGACATCGGGCAACACCTTCACGCCCACTGCCTTCATGGCGCTCCAGGGGCCGAGGTTCGCTGCCACGCTGAAGTCGCCGCTCTGGGTGGCCGTGGCCTTGACCGTGACCGTACCGGGGGTGGCGGCGTTGAATACGCCGGTCTGTGACGCCGTGCCTTCCAGACTGAGCTGGTCGGACGTCAGGGCCAGGGTCAGCGGCAGATCACCGGCATACGCGGTGGTGGCCTGGGCGGTGAAGGTCACCACGTCGCCCACGCACACTTCCGGCTTGTCAGCCACCAGGGTCAGGGCCACGCTGGGCTTGACCTGCACCCGCACCAGCGCCGTTTCGCCCTTCTTGACTGTTACTTCACTGGGGGCCGTCACTTCCGCACCCGCGACAGGCGGCACCGACACCGGGTAGGTTCCGGCGGGCGTCTTGGCCTCGAAAGGTTCGGCACTGACGAGCACCGCGCCAACCGTTACCGGGAGCTGAATGGGCTGAACGCTCTCGGGCAGAATCAGTTCGGCCTCGACGCGCAGCAGCCCCAGGGTATCGGCCTGCACCACGGTGATCGGGGTGGCGGCCTTGTTGCGCGTCATGGTGAAGCTGACCGAGTTGCTGTACTGCCTGGCTCCCACCGGTTGCAGCAGTTCGATGGTGTAGCGTCCGGGCGCGTCAGGCAGCTTCCAGCTTACGTTGCCCAGTTGCGAGCTGACCGGCAGCGGCGTGACCTGACCGCTGGCATCGCGCAGCTGCGCCTGCAACTCGGTGGGGCCGTCGCCGTCGTACATCTGGAGTTCGTAGCCGGGGCCGTCGGTGGTGACGTTGAGCACCGGCATGAAATCGTGCGAATGAACGTTGACGATCAGGCGATCTGCCGCGAGCGCGGCGCTCTCACTGCTCAGTTTGACGGCGAAGGTGTTCTTGGCGTTGCCGGTGGTAAGAGCACGCAGTTTGTACGTACCGGCGGGCAGCGTGGTATCGAACAGCGTATCCCAGGTCTGCTGGCCGGGCGCGTAGTTCTTGACGACGACACTCTTGCCGCTGGCATCCACGAGTTCGAAGCGGGTCGCGACCGGATCTTTGCTGTACGTCTCGTCCCCGTAATACGTATCGGAGCGGTAGTCCTTGGGATCGAGCTGCGGGCTGTACAGATCGAGGCGCACGCGGCCTGTTGCCGCCACCGTCAGCGTGAAGTCCTGGTTCCCGACCGACCACAGCAGCTTGTCACCGATGCTGGTCAGCGGCAGAGAGGTGTTGATCTCCTGTGCGTGGCCCACCGACAACAGGTTGCCCAGCATCAGCGACGCCATCAGAGGTAGGGCGGCGCGCAGCAGCAGAGAACGGCTTGCAGGGGCAGGATGAGGATGTTGAGTCGAGATGTGGGGGGCCTTCACTTCAATACCTCCAGCTCGCGGACGGATCCGTTACAGCGGCACGTTGTTCGCCGTCCCAGGTGAAGCGGTACATCTGGGTGGTCTCTCCGGCCTTCAGCGTGCCGTTCAGGGAGGCGCGGTCGCCCTGGAGCGCGGCCCCCTGGGGCAGTGGATCAGTCAGCTCAAATTCATTCAGGTCAGTGGGCGTGGTCAGGATCAGCTGTACGGTGTATTGTTGCCCATTGACATAAACAGTTTTCTGAACGCTGAAATCTCCCATCGTCAGGGTGGTGCGGCGCAGAACCTGCACGTCACCCGACACCGGGGCCAGCGGGAAATCCACACTCGTCAGACCGCGCACATATACCGTCTGGGTGCCGCTTAAGCCACCTTCGTACACCCGGTCTTCGGGCAGGTAGGGCACCGATGCCGGGTCCAGACGCAGCGCCTGGGTGCCGAAGGGCACGTCGGAGAAGTGGTAGCGGCCATCGTTGTCGGTCAGCGCGACGCGTCCACCGGCCAGAATTACGCGGGCACGCGCCATCGGGATGTCTTTATCCTTACCGAAGTCATACGTGCCGTCGTGGTTGCGGTCGAGGTAGACGTACCCCACGATGTCGCCCAGCGGTGCAAAGTTCAGCGGGGTGGCCTTGACGGTGGCGGTGGCGGTATTGCTGGAGATGGCGGTGGCATTGTTGCCGTTGCCCGAGACCACCACGACATTGACCATAGTACCGACGGCGTCGGGAGTGACACGCACGGCGTAGGTCACCTTGATCTGTCCGCTGGCAGGTATGGTCAGGCCGCTCCAGGTCAGAACCTGCCCGTTCACGGTGGGGTCTGCCAGGGCCGCGCCTGCCAGGGTGCTGGTGCCCGCGATGTACATCAGGCCGGTGGGCAGCGTGTCAGTAATCACGCTACCGGTCAGCGCCGTAGTCGGTGAGGTGTTGCGGATCATCAAGGTATAGGTGAGGCGATCACCGAAGGTTGCCTGCTGGGTGTTGACCGTCTTGGTGATGATGAGGGTGGCCGACCAGATCGGCGTCTTGACCTCGTTGGAGATGATCTGCTGGGGCACCTCGGCTGTGGTGA
Proteins encoded in this window:
- a CDS encoding DUF11 domain-containing protein, which gives rise to MKLVALLLTLAGYGLFSTAQAATLSLQKALPNGRAAVSDQFTLNLTGATSATTTGTGSSVTSAALSKVGATVGVASTLSETAANGANLSNYTTTYACTNTLGGGQTPSGSGTTFTITPVTNDNLSCTFTNSANLSDLAIDKSGTTSTNVGSPASYTLTVWNIGPKAVTSSTVADTVNSSFLSNVTWTCQAYGTASCGTTSGSGNTISATTGALPVNNVATAPTSGDYLVYTVSGLAATAGTYANTATVTAPSGVVDTSSANNTSTVSGIVVGAAPATASATCAIGSPVNMLATTTKSYYNGTINGFTPKPTGTSVYATGLADIDKQTYSQPVPLIANSANYTVGAGVGSRFTLDLRWLWSNGSPKYSKVILLRNGTTKPPARD
- a CDS encoding DUF11 domain-containing protein; translation: MKAPHISTQHPHPAPASRSLLLRAALPLMASLMLGNLLSVGHAQEINTSLPLTSIGDKLLWSVGNQDFTLTVAATGRVRLDLYSPQLDPKDYRSDTYYGDETYSKDPVATRFELVDASGKSVVVKNYAPGQQTWDTLFDTTLPAGTYKLRALTTGNAKNTFAVKLSSESAALAADRLIVNVHSHDFMPVLNVTTDGPGYELQMYDGDGPTELQAQLRDASGQVTPLPVSSQLGNVSWKLPDAPGRYTIELLQPVGARQYSNSVSFTMTRNKAATPITVVQADTLGLLRVEAELILPESVQPIQLPVTVGAVLVSAEPFEAKTPAGTYPVSVPPVAGAEVTAPSEVTVKKGETALVRVQVKPSVALTLVADKPEVCVGDVVTFTAQATTAYAGDLPLTLALTSDQLSLEGTASQTGVFNAATPGTVTVKATATQSGDFSVAANLGPWSAMKAVGVKVLPDVTSFQLSRNAVPGALPGEEVTVSLSITNTANVAQPYHLSDTPGAGLAALDSTEFSGTLAAGETKTLSYRARVTGQSGDTSTLSASLSGSSVNGVACGVPQTSEVAFTALTPTPVVTPPEVVRTAPDIQRTSVVSLPFHAPTLARTLVIAHSFPAVASYVPGSSKLDGQAIPDPVVGASGRVYWVVPTPAATAQTTSDDPAGKGKLVSGTVTYNLTHTGLLPALDKPSLVARYTRDRQEVLEGTFDTADFGSATPVGLAQVVAATENDGDIKLPLAGKVFYARDRIGIAVEGALDAALNPTVNGQPIPETQIGTRISDPANNLQRLEYVGIPIQRGENVIALGDQKIKVYLAGPTASVVFTPISLVADGSTPLKLKVQALDAAGIASGESFLTINPSLEPLAPDANTSDAGYQVALKDGVGTLVLQPQATPTVLNLTYLVAGRSEALRYPVVPDNSTVGVGMVSATLGLPDGLKFSVDNLSVQARAYYEGPLLGGKLYLAADKDGLPTSTNPYLRYPVTGDSSIQTIPLQGVDPVAVNYDHPSFHAQYLQGPLPISVFSLDGNLTALSVSTKTNPTVSGFLAYIPGDQKKETLIPNGTRLLHLSNSNLSPDSESIQLVATKNGLEISRSTLSRYVDYVLDPTTGVITLTRGLEATDPNLNNLTLVVSYRLNNALDGRTLGYGAETRYESREGGQNFSVAAAAVNLDNVLTTGVRATYDSSTVKANVLAAYSGGIQAAADFSANLGDTAATLQARYQDAGYTKNGGLNGGSTGTSLNANVISRLTPNINAVVTGEYHDIPAANATTTNGVLDTTGGSVSARADMRFQPFSVGLGAKYGFGDVYGIGAIGSIGYHASPIDIDIVHTQPLTGNLATTTDFSAKVTIGKVAVGLHDLLTWGSDNTASLTMNTVLGNTNFSVGYDLPTASGAGNRARFGVDTSLPLNTRTKLGLRGAVVNDFNVSTTTITAGADLAYNSGDINATLGGDVAYDGNIFKTVLRGGITGTINRTLTLTADGTVDLTPGNFGARAAVGYAYRNSAWQSLGYLRYLDGSLSAGKPELSAGASAEYHTPTFALRGGLDSRTLLNDTPSFTYQGSLGGTYYPTDFIGIGAWGRALVQPSSSTTQYGFGLEGSVRALPGTWLTAGYNFAGFDGLGNQYTKPGVYLRLDLTLDETLGQADQH